The following are from one region of the Paenibacillus sabinae T27 genome:
- a CDS encoding YhgE/Pip family protein — protein MKSLSVFTKDVGAVFKKPMTLITVLVVLFIPILYSGVYLKAFWDPYGNLDKMPIAIVNEDKGADYEGTRLNAGHDLVEELKKSKDFDWSFVSREQAAAGLEKDEYYVAIIVPENFSANATTLLDDHPTPAQLIYEPKQGENFTASTIANSAAKELKAKVSAKITEAYANSVFDKIADISSGLGEASDGATKIADGAVKLDDGASKLKDNLVVLSDGAGKLLSGVQPLKQGAAALKTGAAQLQAGGSSLASGLNRLSAAHKQLADGAAKSAAGAKQLSGGLQQAAQGAAKLQTGAEAVADGGAKLKSGAMSVADGSGKLQAGLAASVDGSAKLADGLKASADGSAKVSAGAKSVSDGLQQLAAANPTLAASADVQKLIAASKAVADGSAQLQQSQAQLAQGASDLHSGQEQLAAGAAQVHDGAQRVAAGAGELNGGAQQLNAGAQQLAAGQQKLAGGASALADGGSKLSAGMQQFGAKLGEAAQGGSKLAEGSAKLESGASAFAAGVAKLGGGIGSVAEGSQKLADGAGDLKDGTEGLKSGSAELAGKLGDAAVKTDVNRTDGTASMFAEPVELNQETLSKVPNYGTGLAPYFLSLGLFVGALICTIIISLRNVTVEEATGFNRFVSRTLIFSAMSLLQSLVAASILLYGIGLEVQSVPRFYAFTFIASLSFMWVIQALVTWLDQPGRFVVIVLLIFQLTTSAGTFPLEVIPKWMQSIHPLLPMSYSVQGFRSVISTGDFGKMWSDAGTLAVYGVIFLILTFFYFITRGRDSQTELNSEQVLSV, from the coding sequence TTGAAATCATTATCTGTCTTTACCAAAGACGTGGGCGCGGTATTCAAGAAGCCGATGACGCTGATTACCGTTCTGGTCGTCCTGTTCATTCCGATACTGTACAGCGGAGTGTATCTGAAGGCGTTCTGGGACCCGTACGGCAATCTGGATAAGATGCCCATTGCTATCGTTAATGAAGATAAGGGCGCCGATTACGAGGGAACCCGGCTGAATGCCGGGCATGATCTGGTGGAGGAGCTCAAGAAGAGCAAAGACTTCGACTGGAGCTTTGTGAGCCGCGAGCAGGCGGCGGCGGGACTGGAGAAAGACGAGTATTATGTGGCGATCATTGTGCCGGAGAACTTCTCGGCCAATGCGACGACACTGCTGGATGACCACCCGACGCCTGCGCAGCTCATTTACGAGCCGAAGCAGGGCGAGAATTTCACGGCAAGCACCATTGCGAATTCGGCGGCCAAGGAGCTTAAAGCCAAAGTATCCGCGAAGATTACGGAGGCGTATGCGAATTCCGTCTTTGACAAAATCGCCGACATCTCCAGCGGGCTTGGCGAAGCCAGCGACGGCGCCACCAAAATCGCCGACGGGGCCGTCAAGCTGGACGACGGCGCGTCCAAGCTGAAGGATAATCTGGTTGTCCTCAGCGATGGCGCGGGCAAGCTGCTAAGCGGCGTACAGCCGCTGAAGCAGGGGGCCGCCGCGCTCAAGACCGGCGCCGCCCAGCTTCAGGCGGGCGGGAGCTCTCTGGCCAGCGGGCTGAACCGGCTGTCCGCCGCCCATAAGCAGCTTGCGGACGGCGCGGCGAAGTCGGCGGCGGGCGCCAAGCAATTGAGCGGCGGGCTGCAGCAGGCAGCCCAGGGGGCGGCGAAGCTTCAGACCGGAGCGGAAGCTGTTGCGGACGGCGGAGCGAAGCTTAAGAGCGGAGCGATGTCCGTCGCGGACGGCAGCGGCAAGCTGCAAGCCGGGCTGGCTGCTTCCGTCGACGGCAGCGCGAAGCTGGCGGACGGACTGAAGGCCTCGGCCGACGGCAGTGCGAAGGTTAGCGCCGGGGCCAAGAGCGTCTCGGATGGCCTCCAGCAGCTGGCGGCCGCCAATCCTACGCTTGCGGCGAGCGCCGATGTGCAGAAGCTGATCGCCGCAAGCAAGGCGGTGGCCGACGGCAGCGCGCAGCTTCAGCAGAGCCAGGCGCAGCTCGCCCAGGGCGCAAGCGACTTGCACAGCGGCCAGGAGCAGCTGGCGGCGGGCGCTGCGCAGGTGCATGACGGAGCGCAGCGGGTCGCGGCCGGCGCTGGCGAGCTGAACGGCGGAGCGCAGCAGCTGAACGCCGGTGCGCAGCAGCTGGCTGCGGGGCAGCAGAAGCTTGCGGGGGGCGCGTCGGCGCTTGCCGACGGCGGAAGCAAGCTGTCGGCCGGCATGCAGCAGTTCGGGGCGAAGCTCGGCGAGGCGGCGCAAGGCGGCAGTAAGCTTGCGGAAGGCAGCGCCAAGCTGGAATCGGGCGCGTCGGCGTTTGCGGCCGGAGTCGCCAAGCTTGGCGGCGGCATCGGCTCCGTAGCGGAAGGATCGCAGAAACTGGCTGATGGCGCCGGAGACCTGAAGGACGGCACAGAGGGCCTGAAGTCCGGATCAGCGGAGCTTGCGGGCAAGCTCGGCGATGCAGCGGTTAAGACGGACGTCAATCGGACAGACGGGACCGCAAGCATGTTCGCGGAGCCGGTCGAGCTGAATCAGGAAACCTTGAGCAAAGTGCCGAACTACGGTACCGGGCTTGCTCCCTACTTCCTGTCCCTGGGCCTGTTCGTGGGTGCGCTGATCTGTACGATCATCATCTCTCTCCGCAATGTTACCGTGGAGGAGGCGACCGGGTTTAACCGGTTTGTCAGCCGCACGCTGATTTTCTCCGCCATGAGCCTGCTGCAGTCTCTGGTGGCCGCTTCGATCCTGCTCTACGGTATAGGACTCGAAGTGCAGAGTGTGCCGAGATTTTACGCATTTACGTTCATCGCGAGCCTTTCGTTCATGTGGGTGATCCAGGCTCTCGTTACCTGGCTGGATCAGCCGGGCCGATTCGTTGTCATCGTGCTGCTGATCTTCCAGCTCACGACAAGCGCCGGCACATTCCCGCTTGAGGTGATTCCGAAATGGATGCAGTCGATTCATCCGCTGCTCCCGATGAGCTACAGCGTGCAAGGCTTCAGATCGGTCATCTCTACGGGCGATTTCGGCAAAATGTGGAGCGATGCGGGTACGCTGGCCGTTTATGGCGTCATCTTCCTCATTCTGACATTTTTCTACTTTATAACCCGCGGACGCGACTCGCAAACCGAATTAAATAGTGAACAAGTTTTGTCTGTATAA